Proteins encoded by one window of Candidatus Obscuribacter sp.:
- a CDS encoding exonuclease domain-containing protein — translation MKNHIANVIDLEMSCYPGGVFPDGERQEIIEIGLTTVDLMTRRIITTRSLPIIPTMSSISPFCTELTGWTEAALNKQGMSFEEAIRRLTEKYGSLNRLLVSDSAGDRKMVDWQCAMFGLKSPFGDDELNVSVLFSMATRVYRNVSLEEKLLRVGLKFEGLPHRGADDSYNIARLLFEVAP, via the coding sequence ATGAAAAACCATATCGCAAACGTCATCGACCTCGAAATGAGCTGCTATCCAGGAGGAGTCTTTCCTGATGGCGAGCGGCAAGAAATCATCGAGATCGGTCTGACAACAGTAGACCTCATGACACGGCGCATCATCACCACGCGCAGTCTGCCTATCATCCCGACAATGTCCTCGATAAGCCCCTTTTGCACGGAGCTGACCGGCTGGACAGAAGCTGCTCTCAACAAGCAGGGGATGAGCTTCGAAGAAGCGATTCGGCGCCTCACTGAAAAGTACGGCAGCCTCAATCGCCTCCTGGTATCGGACAGCGCTGGCGACCGCAAAATGGTTGACTGGCAATGTGCGATGTTTGGTCTCAAGTCGCCTTTTGGTGACGATGAGCTCAATGTGTCGGTGCTCTTTTCGATGGCAACGCGGGTCTACCGCAATGTCTCACTCGAAGAGAAGCTCCTGCGCGTCGGGCTCAAGTTTGAAGGACTGCCGCACCGGGGCGCAGACGATAGCTACAACATCGCTCGTCTGCTCTTTGAAGTGGCTCCCTGA
- a CDS encoding 1-acyl-sn-glycerol-3-phosphate acyltransferase, with amino-acid sequence MKLPFFRGSQLAQGLLGRIKRFREKFREYVDLCLTSGFIPKSVRPLQLVGKFLANIWVFIQVGRIKIVGKENLVAKGRIIFCPNHSSMFDAPVIFASMKRMPRYMTAREEMSGLGGLKAIFMGAFGCFAVDRSKGRTVIEPAIKVLENGESLVVFPEGKISNSGTYLPFKKGSAHIAIGAYERLQGKEKVGIVPIHICYGKRHEESAGSSYGAMGFKWRGGVTITVGQPVYINDILPMTADKVTEEVRNAIVSQACATTHLPTDDVH; translated from the coding sequence GTGAAACTCCCATTCTTTCGGGGTTCGCAGCTCGCGCAGGGACTTCTTGGGCGCATCAAGCGTTTCAGAGAGAAGTTCCGCGAGTATGTGGACCTTTGCCTAACCTCGGGATTCATCCCGAAATCTGTTCGTCCTCTCCAGCTTGTCGGCAAATTCCTTGCCAACATCTGGGTGTTTATTCAGGTCGGTCGCATCAAGATAGTCGGTAAGGAAAACCTGGTCGCCAAAGGGCGTATCATCTTTTGCCCCAACCACTCCTCGATGTTCGACGCACCGGTTATCTTTGCCTCCATGAAGCGTATGCCCCGGTACATGACCGCCCGCGAAGAAATGAGCGGACTCGGTGGTCTCAAGGCTATCTTCATGGGCGCTTTCGGCTGCTTTGCAGTTGATCGCTCCAAAGGCAGGACCGTTATCGAACCCGCCATCAAAGTTTTGGAAAACGGTGAATCGCTGGTGGTTTTTCCTGAGGGAAAAATCTCCAACTCCGGCACTTATCTGCCTTTCAAAAAGGGCTCAGCTCACATCGCCATCGGCGCATATGAGCGGCTCCAGGGCAAAGAAAAGGTCGGCATCGTGCCTATCCACATCTGCTATGGCAAGCGTCATGAAGAATCCGCTGGCAGCTCTTATGGTGCTATGGGCTTCAAATGGCGCGGCGGTGTCACAATCACGGTCGGCCAGCCGGTGTACATCAACGACATCCTGCCAATGACGGCAGACAAAGTCACAGAAGAAGTCCGCAATGCCATCGTCTCGCAGGCCTGTGCTACCACGCACTTGCCCACAGACGATGTGCACTAA
- a CDS encoding CYTH domain-containing protein, translated as MSIFHTALLRMLTTRRPQRPPQAERTTSSAKDHASGAAMLEIERKFRLRDGESTTIPTRLKAMGFEATVSIEMTDQFLPTGVKGEMLRVRDELANGKHTTVVTIKEWVIIGNSRERREQEAGISALARWFLLLAGKLINRGKLLAFSKTRLMHESPVLAGVVIAIDDVQGLGDNSGHYAEIEVLVPQGGDVDGAREQIFGLARELFGEEREFVQASYQDMLKLVSTKA; from the coding sequence ATGAGCATATTCCACACCGCTCTTTTGAGAATGCTCACTACCAGGCGTCCTCAGCGGCCGCCCCAAGCTGAGCGCACAACTTCGTCTGCGAAGGATCATGCTTCTGGTGCCGCTATGCTGGAGATTGAACGCAAGTTCAGACTCCGCGATGGTGAGTCCACCACAATCCCGACCAGGCTCAAAGCGATGGGCTTTGAAGCGACGGTAAGTATCGAGATGACGGACCAGTTTTTACCCACCGGTGTCAAAGGCGAAATGCTGCGCGTGCGCGATGAACTCGCAAACGGCAAGCACACCACCGTTGTCACCATCAAAGAGTGGGTGATCATTGGCAATAGTCGCGAACGTCGCGAACAGGAGGCTGGGATAAGCGCTCTGGCAAGATGGTTTTTGCTCCTTGCGGGCAAGCTGATCAACCGGGGCAAGCTTCTCGCCTTCTCCAAGACACGGCTAATGCACGAGAGCCCGGTCCTGGCAGGAGTTGTAATTGCGATTGATGACGTGCAAGGGCTCGGAGACAATTCCGGGCATTACGCCGAAATCGAGGTCCTCGTACCTCAAGGCGGCGACGTCGATGGTGCCCGGGAGCAGATCTTTGGTCTGGCTCGCGAGCTATTTGGCGAAGAACGCGAGTTTGTGCAGGCGTCCTACCAGGACATGCTCAAGCTCGTTTCAACAAAAGCTTAA
- a CDS encoding ATP-dependent Clp protease ATP-binding subunit yields the protein MTTTKAITKKGILLDVASPTADEERMFEFLNSRVIGQKEACHAGVRIVTRSMSRLRTTGCAGFYALQGEPGVGKTELVKRICEYVHGDASAFVLIDGGLLQNDHQVNALVGAPPGYTGYEEPGSAAKRRAAEKELLKKLKEENPELAAKYKTFNPRKLLTRENLVASRGNSKSKLIIVFIDEIDKANVRVDDLLLNAIVNGILPLADNEMVDVSDVVFIIGGNHGSANVVERKAPPGFATYTEEKRGEDDREQIKNAMKERHRPEFLDRLNEIIFFNKLSREDLLKITRLRLDEVVERYQQVMPRGTAFTVQVEDSARDFIFGHAMEEKGNARRIGRMVQKYFTDQFDRMLTKVQLNELQITVDDLVKVEYLGEGDALLFYLFEDEGEVAVGEDMVMNRGETSVTELFLGRERKRATLKLKAKGDEKVIYKVAFAADSEREMLVHYKQFVREVREILDLPIVSFEMAACAPWELTLYIECTVDQSKMLEDQFIPEGVVSRTDRKSASK from the coding sequence ATGACTACGACAAAAGCAATCACGAAGAAGGGCATCCTGCTGGATGTTGCTTCACCCACCGCCGATGAAGAGCGCATGTTCGAGTTCCTCAACTCGCGCGTCATCGGTCAGAAAGAAGCCTGCCATGCTGGTGTGCGCATCGTCACGCGCTCCATGAGCCGTCTGCGTACCACTGGCTGCGCTGGCTTCTACGCTCTGCAGGGCGAACCCGGCGTCGGCAAGACCGAGCTGGTCAAGCGCATCTGCGAATACGTTCATGGCGACGCCAGCGCCTTCGTCCTCATCGACGGCGGCCTGCTGCAGAACGACCACCAGGTCAACGCTCTGGTCGGTGCCCCTCCGGGATACACCGGCTACGAAGAGCCTGGCTCTGCGGCCAAGCGTCGTGCGGCGGAAAAGGAGCTGCTCAAGAAGCTCAAGGAAGAAAATCCTGAGCTGGCGGCCAAGTACAAGACCTTCAACCCCCGCAAGCTGCTCACCCGCGAAAACCTGGTGGCGTCGCGCGGCAACTCGAAGTCCAAGCTGATCATCGTCTTCATCGACGAGATCGACAAGGCCAACGTGCGTGTCGATGATCTCTTGCTCAACGCCATCGTCAACGGCATCCTGCCTCTGGCGGACAACGAGATGGTGGACGTCAGCGATGTCGTCTTCATCATCGGCGGCAACCACGGCTCGGCCAACGTCGTCGAGCGCAAGGCTCCTCCAGGCTTTGCCACCTACACCGAGGAGAAGCGCGGCGAGGACGACCGCGAGCAGATCAAGAATGCCATGAAGGAGCGCCATCGTCCGGAGTTCCTGGATCGGCTCAACGAAATCATCTTCTTCAACAAGCTCAGCCGCGAAGATCTGCTCAAGATCACGCGTCTGCGTCTGGATGAGGTGGTTGAGCGCTATCAGCAGGTGATGCCGCGTGGTACTGCTTTCACCGTCCAGGTGGAAGACAGCGCCCGTGACTTCATCTTCGGTCATGCCATGGAAGAGAAGGGCAACGCCCGCCGCATCGGTCGCATGGTGCAGAAGTACTTCACCGACCAGTTCGACCGCATGCTCACCAAGGTGCAGCTCAACGAGTTGCAGATCACCGTGGACGATCTCGTCAAGGTCGAGTACCTGGGCGAGGGCGACGCGCTGCTGTTCTACCTGTTCGAAGACGAAGGCGAAGTTGCCGTCGGCGAGGACATGGTCATGAACCGCGGCGAGACTTCGGTGACCGAGCTGTTCCTGGGTCGCGAGCGCAAGCGTGCCACGCTCAAGCTCAAGGCCAAGGGTGATGAGAAGGTAATCTACAAGGTCGCCTTCGCCGCTGATTCTGAGCGGGAGATGCTCGTGCACTACAAGCAGTTCGTTCGCGAAGTGCGCGAGATTCTGGATCTGCCGATCGTTTCCTTCGAGATGGCGGCGTGCGCTCCCTGGGAGCTGACGCTGTACATCGAGTGCACGGTCGACCAGTCCAAGATGCTCGAAGATCAGTTCATCCCCGAGGGCGTCGTCTCCAGGACTGACCGCAAGTCTGCATCGAAGTAG
- a CDS encoding glycosyltransferase family 39 protein, translating to MAIGALLYLPGLGSYGPLDPTDSFFIEASREIVESGNYLLPMINYEPWLDKPILYFWAVAACQNLLGDTAFAGRIFTALTAIAMGFVIFASARRFIGAKQAFVAALVFYSFPLSSALGHESLTDMPLTLFMSSGLLALFYYHKKGNLLVLMLGYLALALAFLCKGPIAVILVAAILGLHMAITSGSLSGFWQSIWQLKPLWGLALIFAVNAPWYFAANAGTNGKFFMDFFITQNFGRMVGTVNHQQPFWFYIPVVLGGLFPWSLILFSSPSFNKRLFAQRTKLSDSASFVLLQIVWACFVLLLFSAIKTKLPTYILPAMAPLAILTGRAAFIAARSALKSRLGLKISAIVLFVAVLVFNVLTFKLTGWVGLFLKQQQLLLGFLLVGSLVYMGAIFAGKIRHALCILLAIGAISVAFAMPQAHLAFYQDRQMPVNALTMQVKEQGGNLATIIRFEPSFEYYLHHHVPCITSAAEAQAFLNHTKKPHWIMAPKEVLQNIDWFRQPGKEIAVVAKTNKWTLFKID from the coding sequence ATGGCTATTGGCGCCCTGCTCTATTTACCAGGGCTGGGCAGCTATGGACCACTCGACCCTACTGACAGCTTTTTTATCGAAGCCAGCCGCGAGATAGTTGAGTCAGGCAATTATCTTTTGCCGATGATCAACTACGAGCCCTGGCTCGACAAGCCGATACTTTATTTTTGGGCTGTGGCGGCATGCCAAAATCTACTTGGTGACACAGCTTTTGCCGGTCGCATTTTTACGGCACTGACCGCCATCGCCATGGGCTTTGTTATCTTTGCTAGCGCAAGGCGCTTTATTGGCGCCAAACAAGCCTTTGTAGCGGCTTTAGTGTTTTATTCTTTCCCGCTTAGCTCCGCTCTCGGGCATGAATCTTTGACCGATATGCCGCTCACACTCTTTATGTCTAGCGGTTTATTGGCGCTCTTTTACTATCACAAAAAAGGCAATCTGCTAGTACTGATGCTGGGCTATCTGGCTCTGGCACTGGCATTTTTGTGCAAAGGACCAATCGCGGTTATCCTTGTAGCAGCGATTTTGGGTTTGCATATGGCCATCACATCTGGCTCATTGTCGGGCTTTTGGCAAAGTATCTGGCAACTAAAACCACTCTGGGGTCTGGCTCTGATTTTTGCTGTCAACGCGCCCTGGTACTTTGCTGCCAATGCCGGCACCAATGGCAAATTTTTTATGGACTTTTTTATCACTCAAAATTTTGGTCGCATGGTAGGCACAGTCAATCACCAGCAGCCTTTCTGGTTTTATATTCCGGTCGTACTGGGTGGACTTTTTCCCTGGAGTCTTATTCTCTTTAGCTCTCCGTCCTTTAACAAAAGACTATTTGCACAGCGGACAAAACTCTCAGATAGCGCCTCTTTTGTGCTGTTACAGATAGTCTGGGCTTGTTTTGTTTTACTGCTATTTAGTGCCATCAAAACCAAACTGCCGACATATATTTTGCCTGCCATGGCGCCACTGGCTATTTTGACTGGCCGAGCAGCTTTTATCGCCGCGCGCTCAGCCCTAAAGTCTCGACTGGGACTAAAGATCTCAGCCATTGTGTTGTTTGTGGCTGTGCTGGTCTTTAATGTTTTAACTTTTAAATTAACTGGTTGGGTCGGCTTATTTCTCAAGCAACAACAGCTACTACTGGGGTTTTTGCTAGTGGGCAGCCTGGTCTATATGGGGGCTATATTTGCTGGCAAAATCCGCCATGCACTCTGTATATTGCTGGCCATTGGCGCTATTAGCGTGGCTTTTGCCATGCCCCAGGCCCATCTAGCCTTTTATCAAGATAGACAAATGCCAGTCAATGCACTCACCATGCAAGTCAAAGAGCAAGGCGGCAACCTCGCTACTATCATCCGCTTTGAGCCCAGCTTTGAATACTATCTGCATCACCATGTGCCATGTATTACCTCCGCCGCCGAAGCTCAAGCTTTTTTGAACCACACAAAAAAACCCCACTGGATAATGGCACCCAAAGAAGTTTTGCAAAACATCGATTGGTTTAGACAGCCAGGTAAAGAAATAGCGGTAGTCGCTAAAACCAACAAGTGGACACTGTTTAAAATTGACTGA
- a CDS encoding 1-acyl-sn-glycerol-3-phosphate acyltransferase → MTFSSINELTSMVSAAGPLWLVFAALGITAVSLVLRLVFLIRALKPERDKIKTCGYVAPRPTMEATQQVKRVFKHLLNLQVGKVHIEGQENIDKVDGPKIISANHPHWADVAIMPLLVKGTGRFMAHGRVMTFAWGLPGLWLSKAGVFVANDEIRDGGARTREAAVQMLMGGETMVIMPEGLTNFSPEVQPFKEGTVKIAREAARRSGKPVYLVPSYLRYGKYPGAWLSSLDRAVQYFVVLLLFPLYRRQARLVVGKAWSTDEMVDSTGQPLTDEEATKIFRDKVVALDPGKV, encoded by the coding sequence ATGACTTTTAGCTCAATCAATGAGCTGACATCAATGGTGTCAGCAGCAGGACCGCTCTGGCTTGTGTTTGCCGCCTTAGGCATCACAGCAGTGTCGCTTGTCCTGCGTCTTGTCTTTCTGATTCGCGCCCTCAAGCCCGAGCGCGACAAGATCAAAACCTGTGGTTATGTTGCGCCCCGTCCCACCATGGAGGCCACTCAGCAGGTCAAACGGGTCTTCAAACACCTGCTCAACTTGCAGGTCGGCAAGGTGCACATCGAGGGTCAAGAAAACATCGACAAGGTGGACGGACCCAAGATCATCTCGGCCAATCACCCCCACTGGGCTGATGTCGCCATCATGCCCTTGCTGGTCAAAGGCACCGGGCGCTTCATGGCTCATGGTCGCGTCATGACCTTTGCCTGGGGCTTGCCTGGACTCTGGCTGAGCAAAGCCGGCGTCTTTGTCGCCAACGACGAAATCCGCGATGGCGGCGCCCGCACCCGTGAAGCAGCAGTACAGATGCTGATGGGCGGCGAGACGATGGTGATCATGCCGGAAGGCTTGACCAACTTCTCGCCCGAAGTCCAGCCCTTCAAGGAAGGTACGGTCAAAATCGCTCGTGAAGCGGCTCGTCGTAGCGGCAAGCCGGTTTACCTGGTGCCATCCTACCTGCGCTACGGCAAATACCCGGGCGCCTGGCTCAGCAGTCTCGACCGGGCGGTGCAGTACTTTGTCGTGCTCTTGCTCTTCCCGCTTTATCGTCGTCAGGCTCGCCTGGTCGTCGGCAAAGCCTGGAGCACTGACGAGATGGTCGACAGCACCGGTCAGCCTCTGACCGACGAAGAAGCGACCAAGATTTTCCGCGACAAAGTGGTCGCTCTTGATCCGGGTAAGGTTTGA
- a CDS encoding mechanosensitive ion channel family protein, with product MQGVASDLVCGVFLQMTRRFNVGDNIAIIGMDVKGKIVDVHYLSTLIKVEGGMISIPNRDMWSKPTKVNDPPKSTIIMPDGHRPDKSSERR from the coding sequence TTGCAGGGTGTTGCAAGCGACCTCGTCTGCGGGGTTTTTCTGCAGATGACCCGGCGCTTCAACGTAGGCGATAACATCGCCATCATCGGTATGGACGTCAAAGGCAAAATCGTCGATGTCCACTACCTGTCGACTTTGATCAAGGTCGAGGGCGGCATGATTAGCATCCCTAACCGCGATATGTGGTCCAAACCTACCAAGGTAAACGACCCGCCCAAGTCGACAATCATCATGCCGGATGGCCACCGCCCTGACAAGTCGTCGGAGCGGCGTTAA
- the rimI gene encoding ribosomal protein S18-alanine N-acetyltransferase, with the protein MDTNALALPFNLRPMVLNDAPAVAQIEAESYDDAWPLEEFVGWFDYPKGLAAVCVDDTAGGTVAGFVLYERHFKRLHVANVAVAKLYRRRGIAQALLRHVANDALSRLCTRVTLEVRKSNASAIACYEQLGYVHKKVIPNYYEDGEDAIFMQLRLKKPSTGGRPVQRKSE; encoded by the coding sequence ATGGATACAAACGCATTAGCACTACCGTTTAATTTGCGACCCATGGTCCTCAATGACGCTCCAGCCGTCGCGCAAATCGAAGCCGAAAGCTACGATGATGCCTGGCCTCTGGAAGAATTTGTGGGCTGGTTTGACTACCCGAAAGGTCTCGCCGCAGTTTGCGTGGACGATACCGCTGGTGGTACTGTCGCTGGCTTTGTCCTATACGAGCGTCATTTTAAGCGCTTGCATGTGGCAAATGTGGCAGTGGCAAAGCTCTATCGCCGTCGCGGCATCGCTCAAGCCCTGTTGCGGCACGTCGCAAATGACGCCCTTAGCCGCCTGTGCACTCGCGTCACCCTCGAGGTGCGCAAGAGCAATGCCTCAGCGATTGCTTGCTACGAGCAACTGGGCTACGTACACAAGAAAGTCATCCCCAATTATTACGAGGATGGTGAAGACGCAATCTTTATGCAACTCCGGCTCAAAAAGCCATCAACAGGAGGTCGACCTGTCCAACGCAAATCGGAATAA
- a CDS encoding tetratricopeptide repeat protein: MTKSSNKTTAIFFKCAISLCAVVSTCGLPGASLAKTYTAQTASNEVIKARLACKHLTAEQANKLRDIAQDLHYDDFIYECRAICQMLAQSKFAQATDYVELARTYKSFLDDDEKSKPVIQCLKKAMQMDPEFGETYALLGKMDNEDGRYKEALEMANKAVSCRSPDYGAYDTKATALANLNRHPEALQAIDLSIKSAPDSAESYRIKGSILENMRRYGPAVDAYRKAWQIKHTDWNVFRIAHCLDMQNKFAEAIEELSQQIKRNPKDGEAFRERALLKIKAKDLPGAIKDYDTCIALEPTAKTYRDRAKLHLQMGHKDLSNRDLAEAAKIESSPF; encoded by the coding sequence TTGACTAAGAGCAGCAACAAAACCACTGCAATTTTTTTTAAATGCGCCATCTCACTATGCGCAGTAGTATCCACCTGCGGCTTACCAGGAGCCAGTTTAGCTAAGACCTACACAGCTCAAACAGCATCCAACGAAGTAATCAAAGCGCGCTTAGCCTGTAAACATCTAACGGCAGAGCAAGCCAATAAACTAAGAGATATCGCGCAAGACCTGCACTACGATGACTTTATCTACGAGTGCCGCGCCATCTGTCAAATGCTAGCCCAATCAAAATTTGCACAGGCAACTGACTATGTCGAACTGGCACGCACTTACAAGAGCTTCTTGGATGATGACGAAAAGTCTAAACCAGTAATTCAGTGCCTAAAGAAAGCAATGCAAATGGATCCTGAATTTGGTGAAACATACGCCCTACTGGGCAAAATGGACAACGAAGATGGTCGCTACAAAGAAGCTCTGGAAATGGCCAACAAAGCCGTAAGTTGCAGGTCCCCAGATTACGGCGCCTACGATACAAAAGCGACAGCTCTGGCTAACTTAAACAGACATCCAGAAGCACTGCAAGCGATTGATCTGAGCATCAAGAGTGCACCGGACTCTGCAGAATCCTATCGCATTAAGGGCAGCATACTCGAAAACATGCGCCGTTATGGTCCGGCTGTGGATGCCTACCGTAAAGCCTGGCAAATCAAACACACCGACTGGAATGTCTTTCGCATAGCGCACTGCCTAGATATGCAAAATAAATTTGCAGAAGCAATCGAAGAGCTGAGTCAGCAGATCAAACGCAATCCAAAAGACGGCGAGGCTTTTAGAGAGCGCGCGCTGCTCAAGATCAAAGCAAAAGACCTGCCTGGTGCAATCAAAGATTATGATACCTGCATCGCCTTAGAACCAACTGCCAAAACTTATCGAGACAGAGCAAAACTACATCTCCAGATGGGACATAAGGACTTGTCCAACCGTGACCTGGCGGAAGCAGCAAAGATTGAATCCAGCCCCTTTTAA
- the cax gene encoding calcium/proton exchanger gives MSLTRSLAPFVNTYQESDMQKLFNCLLLAVPLTFVASYMEMSPIVVMLVACLAIVPLAKIMGEASEHVAHHTGPTVGGLVSATFGNACELIIALMALNAGLIEVVKASITGSIIANLLLVFGASLLAGGTKYKEQKFNEGGTGTSVTLLTIAAFALLLPAALHHVGTPDSQLLDSKMALAISIVLMMLYFAGLFFSLKTHKHLLAPVADIPEDTHQPAASWSLKKSIMVLLGVTLTIVFLAEKLVSSVEHAAHTMGMTPVFVGVILLAIVGNAAENSTAVLMARKNKMDLSVSLVLGSSTQIAMFVAPVVVIVGFILGKPMDLVFSQAEIIAVFASVMVVTRIVQDGKSNWLEGAMLLGLYAIVGVAFYFI, from the coding sequence ATGAGCCTTACTCGGTCGTTAGCTCCATTCGTCAACACCTATCAGGAATCTGACATGCAAAAACTGTTCAACTGTCTTCTGCTCGCGGTACCGCTGACCTTCGTCGCCTCCTACATGGAGATGTCGCCCATCGTGGTCATGCTCGTCGCCTGCCTGGCGATCGTGCCGCTGGCCAAGATCATGGGCGAGGCAAGCGAGCACGTCGCGCATCACACCGGACCCACCGTCGGTGGTCTGGTCAGCGCCACGTTTGGCAATGCCTGCGAACTGATCATCGCCTTGATGGCGCTCAATGCCGGTCTCATCGAGGTCGTCAAAGCGTCCATCACCGGGTCGATCATCGCCAACCTCCTGCTCGTGTTTGGCGCCAGCCTCCTGGCCGGCGGTACCAAGTACAAAGAGCAGAAGTTCAACGAAGGCGGCACTGGCACCAGCGTCACGCTGCTCACCATCGCTGCCTTTGCCCTGCTTCTGCCTGCTGCGCTGCACCACGTCGGCACGCCGGACAGCCAGCTGCTCGACAGCAAAATGGCGCTGGCCATCTCGATCGTGCTGATGATGCTCTACTTCGCCGGGCTGTTCTTCAGCCTCAAGACACACAAGCACCTGCTTGCGCCAGTCGCCGACATCCCCGAAGACACGCATCAGCCGGCTGCCAGCTGGAGCCTGAAGAAGTCCATCATGGTGCTGCTCGGCGTCACCCTGACGATCGTGTTCCTGGCCGAAAAGCTGGTCTCGAGCGTCGAACACGCCGCCCACACCATGGGCATGACGCCGGTCTTTGTCGGTGTCATCTTGCTTGCCATCGTCGGTAACGCCGCCGAAAACAGCACCGCCGTGCTGATGGCTCGCAAGAACAAGATGGACCTGTCGGTCAGCCTGGTGCTCGGCTCCAGCACGCAGATTGCGATGTTCGTCGCGCCTGTCGTGGTGATTGTCGGATTCATCCTGGGCAAGCCGATGGACCTGGTCTTTTCGCAGGCTGAAATCATCGCGGTGTTTGCCTCGGTGATGGTGGTCACTCGCATCGTCCAGGACGGCAAGTCCAACTGGCTGGAAGGCGCCATGCTGCTCGGTCTCTACGCCATCGTCGGCGTCGCCTTCTACTTCATCTGA
- a CDS encoding tetratricopeptide repeat protein, with amino-acid sequence MSHQLLIPQTVSAVTKYTDQTARNAMIQARLTARRLNPQNAAELHLIAAELNRDNYIFEAREICQLLCKSKFATAENYVVLASTYLSVIGDEEKEKPVNRYLDKALSIDPKCSGAYYIKAKLAIQEARSAEALKLVDKALACPNANSDLLVLKAEVLENLNRPQEALQWLDAAIKQKPTEPSFYRIKGGILENQKRYNEAAANYRASLKLYTIDWAVFRLVRCLEYLQKYDEAINELSKLIATNPRDGEAFRTRAMLKIKVKDIAGAIKDYDSCIALEPTAKTFKERAQLHLQAGHKDLYKRDLAEAQKLDVSPF; translated from the coding sequence GTGTCGCACCAACTATTAATACCACAGACAGTATCAGCAGTCACAAAATACACCGATCAGACTGCTAGAAATGCCATGATCCAGGCTCGCCTCACAGCGCGCAGGCTAAATCCACAAAATGCCGCTGAGCTGCACTTGATTGCTGCCGAGCTAAATCGAGATAACTATATCTTTGAAGCACGCGAGATCTGCCAGCTACTCTGCAAAAGCAAGTTTGCCACCGCCGAAAACTATGTAGTTCTGGCATCCACGTATTTGAGCGTAATTGGTGATGAAGAGAAAGAAAAACCAGTCAACCGTTATCTGGACAAGGCACTCTCTATTGACCCCAAATGCTCTGGAGCGTATTACATCAAAGCCAAATTGGCCATCCAGGAAGCACGTTCTGCTGAAGCATTAAAATTGGTCGATAAAGCCCTCGCCTGCCCCAATGCCAATTCTGACTTGCTGGTACTAAAAGCCGAGGTACTAGAAAATTTAAATCGCCCCCAGGAAGCATTGCAATGGCTAGACGCAGCAATCAAGCAAAAACCCACCGAACCGAGCTTTTATCGCATCAAGGGTGGCATCCTGGAAAACCAGAAACGCTATAACGAGGCAGCGGCAAACTATCGCGCCAGCCTTAAACTGTACACCATTGACTGGGCGGTATTTAGACTAGTGCGCTGTCTCGAATATCTGCAAAAATACGACGAAGCTATAAACGAGTTGAGCAAACTAATTGCCACAAATCCCAGGGATGGAGAAGCCTTCCGCACCAGAGCGATGCTCAAAATTAAAGTCAAAGATATTGCCGGAGCAATTAAAGACTACGACAGCTGTATCGCCCTTGAGCCAACTGCAAAAACCTTCAAAGAGCGCGCTCAGTTACATTTGCAGGCCGGACACAAAGATCTCTACAAACGCGATCTTGCCGAGGCACAAAAATTGGACGTAAGCCCTTTTTAA